The Leclercia sp. S52 genome has a segment encoding these proteins:
- the rnhB gene encoding ribonuclease HII, translating into MMEFVYPHTHLVAGVDEVGRGPLVGAVVTAAVILDPARPIIGLNDSKKLSEKRRLALYDEIKEKALAWSLGRAEPHEIDDLNILHATMLAMQRAVAGLNVVPEYVLIDGNRCPALPMPSLAVVKGDSRVAEISAASIVAKVTRDAEMAALDLTFPQYGFAQHKGYPTAFHLERLAEHGATEHHRRSFGPVKRALGLMS; encoded by the coding sequence ATGATGGAATTTGTATACCCTCACACCCATCTGGTGGCGGGTGTGGATGAAGTGGGGCGTGGGCCGCTGGTGGGTGCCGTTGTCACGGCCGCGGTGATCCTCGATCCTGCTCGTCCGATTATCGGTCTGAATGACTCGAAGAAATTATCCGAAAAGCGCCGCCTGGCGCTGTACGATGAAATTAAAGAGAAAGCGCTGGCCTGGAGTCTGGGGCGGGCGGAGCCGCATGAGATCGACGACCTGAATATTCTTCATGCCACCATGCTGGCGATGCAGCGTGCGGTGGCCGGGCTTAACGTGGTGCCGGAGTATGTGCTGATCGACGGAAATCGTTGCCCGGCGCTGCCTATGCCGTCGCTGGCGGTTGTCAAAGGCGATAGCCGGGTGGCTGAAATCAGCGCCGCCTCGATCGTTGCTAAGGTCACCCGCGATGCCGAAATGGCCGCGCTGGATCTCACTTTTCCCCAGTATGGCTTTGCCCAGCATAAGGGGTATCCTACCGCTTTCCATCTGGAAAGACTGGCTGAACACGGCGCAACTGAACATCACCGTCGCAGTTTTGGACCGGTGAAACGCGCACTGGGACTGATGTCCTGA